A single genomic interval of Methylobacterium sp. AMS5 harbors:
- the dnaE gene encoding DNA polymerase III subunit alpha, with protein MHAILAARSNFSIGESINDIGKLVKQAAELGSKAIALTDTMSVTGLPELTTKAKAAGIKPIIGARLRLVDDITWRKTKDDKKAPAEFFVTYYVLSGAGLMGLYKLLSLANDEDHFYNNAKLSFADLYSVLDTLTADDVAIASSDAYSVGTHADAQSILQRIADAVTRENVFLTLTPIHTPYWDTVNTRAIELANTLGLPLLTTIPSLYPEGGADATDVMNAIRRNVKMDEPWAYINAARDMHPRSLKGLVELCKESQRRLVEFRGVKGAGGAFLQGLKNTETLVSKVTYEWQKFAPSLPVMAPDEFAAVVTECKKGWSKRFGAQVFGHRPSLDELKEVYTPRLKYELSVLKNLKFCGYFLLVQDVVQFAKGAGIAVGPGRGSVGGSLIAYLMGITDCDPIRFGLLFERFINPERLDLPDADLDFMSARRHEVFTYLINKYGAKRVAGVSNFLKLGASSAIRGVSKSFRLPEDDYRCSKFVPKKHGQPVKLVEAIKEVPEIADWASKNPFLAKTAGELEGCMSALGQHAAGVVVAGCDLVERAVIERRKAPAKPKEGEEEVPELPVVCWDKRIVEDQGLVKMDILGLNTLDLIEATRDYIRKRRGKTVDLLRIPLDDPKVLENFAKAISTGIFQFEGGGMRRLLKELGKDGTICFDDITAATALYRPGPMESGMMDSYWKRKQGIEEVEYDHPLMEPILKPTFGVMVYQEQVMQISQVIAGYTGPQADKLRKIMGKKLPEEMAKERGKFVQGCVDTVKQDANWAGALFDKIEGFAGYGFNKSHSVEYTLISYQAMYLKTYYAVEFFAAALSQMGQDKLPGLMKDAERMGIEVDLPDINHSTGQFEIVTDARLCMPFNRIKGISANTTDAILKARAAGPFKSMQDLTDRVERRRCNVRHVETLNKVGAFARIEPGQLPAKHDSRVKDQRELLPGLITAHVPIAREMDIGSFEKAKIITLVADYCDGHHDDGMPVKPTIGRKARFMVITDCPAKGEDESGFMSFLGSKTGGTMNEWIKAALDAADLQRQDAYWTALIKRPKEGKQVSPKEITAYSPYLMKEIEILKPPCIVLLGSSTVRHFIPDFKGKASEFAGEVVYSKALDANLVIGFAPGEIFFEPAKQAKLDEVFAVAASLTE; from the coding sequence ATGCACGCGATCCTGGCCGCCCGGTCCAACTTCTCGATCGGCGAATCCATCAACGACATCGGCAAGCTCGTGAAGCAGGCCGCGGAGCTCGGCTCCAAGGCCATCGCGCTGACCGACACCATGTCCGTCACGGGTTTGCCCGAGCTGACGACGAAGGCGAAGGCGGCCGGGATCAAGCCGATCATCGGCGCCCGCCTGCGCCTGGTCGACGACATCACCTGGCGCAAGACGAAGGACGACAAGAAGGCTCCGGCCGAGTTCTTCGTCACCTACTACGTGCTCTCGGGCGCGGGCCTGATGGGGCTCTACAAGCTTCTGTCGCTCGCCAACGACGAGGACCATTTCTACAACAACGCCAAGCTGTCGTTCGCTGATCTCTATTCAGTGCTCGACACGCTCACTGCGGATGACGTCGCAATCGCGTCTAGCGACGCATACAGCGTCGGAACGCATGCTGACGCGCAGAGCATCTTGCAGCGCATCGCTGACGCTGTGACGCGCGAGAACGTGTTCCTCACGCTCACGCCCATTCACACGCCCTACTGGGACACGGTGAACACGCGCGCGATCGAGCTGGCGAACACGCTGGGCCTGCCGCTGCTCACGACGATCCCGAGCCTCTATCCCGAGGGCGGGGCCGACGCGACCGACGTCATGAACGCAATCCGCCGCAACGTGAAGATGGACGAGCCCTGGGCCTACATCAACGCGGCGCGCGACATGCACCCGCGCTCGCTCAAGGGTCTCGTGGAGCTCTGCAAGGAGAGCCAGCGCCGGCTCGTGGAGTTCCGCGGCGTGAAGGGCGCGGGCGGGGCCTTCCTCCAGGGCCTCAAGAACACCGAGACGCTGGTCTCCAAGGTCACATACGAGTGGCAGAAGTTCGCGCCCTCGCTGCCGGTGATGGCGCCCGACGAGTTCGCGGCTGTCGTGACCGAGTGCAAGAAGGGCTGGTCGAAGCGGTTCGGCGCGCAGGTCTTCGGGCACCGGCCGAGCCTGGACGAGCTCAAGGAGGTCTACACGCCGCGGCTCAAGTATGAGCTGTCCGTGCTCAAGAACCTCAAGTTCTGCGGCTACTTCCTGCTCGTGCAGGACGTGGTGCAGTTCGCCAAGGGCGCCGGCATCGCCGTCGGGCCCGGCCGCGGCTCCGTGGGTGGCTCGCTGATCGCCTACCTGATGGGGATCACCGACTGCGATCCGATCCGCTTCGGTCTCCTGTTCGAGCGCTTCATCAACCCCGAGCGTCTCGACCTTCCCGACGCCGACCTCGACTTCATGTCGGCGCGGCGCCACGAGGTCTTCACCTACCTCATCAACAAGTATGGCGCCAAGCGCGTCGCGGGCGTGTCGAACTTCCTCAAGCTCGGCGCCTCGTCGGCCATCCGCGGCGTGTCGAAGTCCTTCCGCCTGCCCGAGGACGACTACCGCTGCTCGAAGTTCGTGCCCAAGAAGCACGGCCAGCCCGTCAAGCTCGTCGAGGCGATCAAGGAGGTCCCGGAGATCGCCGACTGGGCGAGCAAGAACCCGTTCCTCGCCAAGACGGCCGGCGAGCTCGAAGGCTGCATGTCGGCGCTGGGTCAGCACGCGGCCGGCGTCGTCGTGGCCGGCTGCGATCTGGTCGAGCGGGCGGTGATCGAGCGTCGCAAGGCCCCGGCCAAGCCCAAGGAGGGCGAGGAAGAGGTTCCGGAGCTGCCGGTCGTCTGCTGGGACAAGCGCATCGTCGAGGACCAGGGCCTGGTCAAGATGGACATCCTGGGCCTGAACACGCTCGACCTGATCGAGGCCACGCGCGACTACATCCGCAAGCGCCGCGGCAAGACGGTCGACCTGCTGCGCATCCCGCTCGACGATCCGAAGGTGCTGGAGAATTTCGCCAAGGCGATCTCGACAGGCATCTTCCAGTTCGAGGGCGGCGGCATGCGGCGCCTGCTGAAGGAGCTCGGCAAGGACGGCACGATCTGCTTCGACGACATCACGGCCGCGACCGCGCTCTACCGTCCGGGTCCGATGGAATCGGGCATGATGGACAGCTACTGGAAGCGCAAGCAGGGGATCGAGGAGGTCGAATACGACCACCCGCTCATGGAGCCGATCCTCAAGCCGACCTTCGGCGTGATGGTCTACCAGGAGCAGGTCATGCAGATCTCCCAGGTGATCGCCGGCTACACGGGTCCCCAGGCCGACAAGCTGCGCAAGATCATGGGCAAGAAGCTGCCCGAGGAGATGGCGAAGGAGCGCGGCAAGTTCGTCCAGGGCTGCGTGGATACGGTCAAGCAGGATGCCAACTGGGCGGGCGCGCTGTTCGACAAGATCGAGGGCTTCGCCGGCTACGGCTTCAACAAGTCGCACTCGGTCGAATACACCCTGATCTCCTATCAGGCCATGTATCTGAAGACCTACTACGCGGTGGAGTTCTTCGCGGCTGCGCTGTCGCAGATGGGTCAGGACAAGCTGCCCGGCCTGATGAAGGACGCCGAGCGGATGGGGATCGAGGTCGACCTGCCCGACATCAACCACTCGACGGGCCAGTTCGAGATCGTGACCGATGCCCGGCTCTGCATGCCCTTCAACCGGATCAAGGGGATCTCGGCCAACACGACGGACGCGATTCTGAAGGCGCGCGCGGCCGGGCCGTTCAAGTCGATGCAGGACCTGACCGACCGGGTGGAGCGGCGTCGCTGCAACGTCCGGCACGTCGAGACGCTGAACAAGGTGGGCGCCTTCGCGCGCATCGAGCCTGGTCAGCTGCCGGCCAAGCACGACAGCCGGGTCAAGGATCAGCGCGAGCTGCTCCCCGGCCTCATCACGGCGCACGTCCCGATCGCGCGCGAGATGGACATCGGCTCCTTCGAGAAGGCTAAGATCATCACGCTGGTCGCGGATTACTGCGACGGGCACCATGACGACGGCATGCCCGTTAAGCCCACGATCGGCCGCAAGGCCCGGTTCATGGTCATCACCGACTGCCCGGCCAAGGGCGAGGACGAGAGCGGCTTCATGTCGTTCCTCGGCTCGAAGACGGGCGGCACGATGAACGAGTGGATCAAGGCCGCGCTCGATGCAGCCGATCTTCAGCGGCAGGACGCCTATTGG
- a CDS encoding MoxR family ATPase: MSAATAVQQAAVPTKADKIECLVDGAMVHVIKTHLANNHPDWSLDRYKAEFPGAKTLSPYAEMIAMQKRAEEAQKVVPITSAKSAEMVYERKPMHEVFGIDPSAPAVLNKRGQPIQVSVGQPTGDGLLLVPDVDKNYIFDLELVKNVLMGFEMRINVYAWGFHGTGKTSLFEQVCARTNRPFLRIQHTANTEESHIVGQFVVQNGATIWQPGPLMDAMLNGYVYCADEYDFAMPSVLSVYQPVLEGKPLVVKDAPPEYRVIRPHKDFRICGTGNTNGSGDETGLYQGTQIQNAANYSRFGITIEVEYMEAKVETAIVASQAGLKKEDAAKIVKFAGEWREAFKAGKVSTTISPRELISAGKIGIMKGSDYGAGMQLAFINRMTRIDKKAAQEFAQRIFG, from the coding sequence ATGTCCGCTGCCACCGCAGTTCAGCAAGCCGCTGTCCCGACCAAGGCCGACAAGATCGAGTGCCTGGTCGACGGCGCGATGGTCCACGTCATCAAGACGCACCTGGCGAACAACCACCCCGACTGGTCGCTCGACCGCTACAAAGCCGAGTTCCCCGGCGCCAAGACGCTCTCGCCCTACGCCGAGATGATCGCCATGCAGAAGCGCGCCGAGGAGGCGCAGAAGGTCGTGCCGATCACGTCCGCCAAGAGCGCCGAGATGGTCTACGAGCGCAAGCCGATGCACGAGGTCTTCGGCATCGACCCGAGCGCGCCGGCCGTCCTGAACAAGCGCGGCCAGCCGATCCAGGTCAGCGTGGGCCAGCCGACCGGCGACGGCCTGCTCCTCGTGCCCGACGTGGACAAGAACTACATCTTCGACCTGGAGCTCGTGAAGAACGTGCTCATGGGCTTCGAGATGCGGATCAACGTCTACGCCTGGGGCTTTCACGGCACCGGCAAGACGTCGCTGTTCGAGCAGGTCTGCGCCCGCACGAACCGCCCGTTCCTGCGCATCCAGCACACCGCGAACACCGAGGAGAGCCACATCGTCGGCCAGTTCGTCGTGCAGAACGGCGCGACCATCTGGCAGCCCGGCCCGCTGATGGACGCGATGCTCAACGGCTACGTCTACTGCGCCGACGAGTATGACTTCGCCATGCCGTCCGTGCTCTCGGTCTACCAGCCGGTGCTCGAAGGTAAGCCGCTCGTCGTCAAGGACGCGCCGCCCGAGTATCGCGTGATCCGTCCCCACAAGGACTTCCGCATCTGCGGCACCGGCAACACGAACGGCTCGGGCGACGAGACGGGCCTCTACCAGGGCACGCAGATCCAGAACGCCGCAAACTACTCGCGCTTCGGCATCACGATCGAGGTCGAGTATATGGAAGCCAAGGTCGAGACGGCGATCGTCGCGTCCCAGGCGGGCCTCAAGAAGGAGGACGCGGCCAAGATCGTGAAGTTCGCCGGCGAGTGGCGCGAAGCGTTCAAGGCCGGCAAGGTCTCGACCACGATCTCGCCCCGCGAGCTGATCTCGGCCGGCAAGATCGGCATCATGAAGGGCTCCGACTACGGCGCCGGCATGCAGCTGGCCTTCATCAACCGCATGACCCGCATCGACAAGAAGGCTGCGCAGGAGTTCGCGCAGCGGATCTTCGGCTGA